One segment of Ipomoea triloba cultivar NCNSP0323 chromosome 12, ASM357664v1 DNA contains the following:
- the LOC115999985 gene encoding wall-associated receptor kinase-like 20, translating into MSKMESSFFFFTMFALILRIVPTPMAALPCGNCGETPVPFPLSTGPKCGDQAYKIRCASGTLWFDALHNASYAITSINPQAQTMTVAPAPTVRGTCVSSDLGSEGIQLDQNLPFNITASNTVLLLNCTENMLHLQVPINCSSKCVCHGYIDGTSGLAPCKKGRLCCIFRTGGSQNEYMIRVHSQGCMAYQSFVNLNPALPLGKWPRPGLELMWDTPVEPSCKTELDCRELPFSLCLPDPGNGGQKRCFCKAGRYWDATTGYCQKCGKGRNCKLKRNKGILFGVAGGCGFFLVLSAFLVHRRNQLKRRAQKTLVKQREQILNAASSSSGKSAKVFSGKEIKKATNNFSRENLLGSGGFGEVFKGTLDDGTFIAVKRAKPGNTKGTEQVLNEVRILCQVNHRSLVRLLGCCVELEEPQLVYEYVPNGTLFDHLHAFRLRHLTPLTWLRRLVVAHQTADGLAYLHSSAVPPIYHRDVKSSNILLDEKLDAKVSDFGLSRLVELSDSEGSHIYTSAQGTLGYLDPEYYLNLQLTDRSDVYSFGVVLLELLTSKKAIDFNREEENVNLVVFMKKVMDEGRLMDVVDPFIKEGASKVEIETLKAMGGLAAACLDERRQNRPSMKEVADEIEYIIGIVTGDDSTTGDLKI; encoded by the exons ATGTCTAAAATGGAGAGTTCGTTTTTCTTCTTCACGATGTTTGCGCTCATCTTACGGATTGTGCCGACGCCCATGGCGGCGCTGCCGTGTGGGAACTGCGGTGAAACTCCGGTGCCTTTCCCGCTGAGCACGGGGCCCAAGTGCGGCGACCAAGCCTACAAAATCAGGTGCGCCTCAGGCACACTGTGGTTCGACGCCCTCCACAACGCTTCCTACGCCATCACTTCCATTAACCCGCAGGCGCAGACGATGACCGTGGCTCCGGCCCCCACCGTGCGCGGCACGTGCGTCTCGTCGGATCTGGGCAGCGAGGGAATCCAGCTCGACCAGAACCTCCCGTTCAACATCACGGCCAGCAACACCGTTCTGCTGCTGAATTGCACGGAAAATATGCTGCACTTGCAAGTGCCGATAAACTGTTCGTCGAAATGCGTGTGCCACGGTTATATTGATGGGACTTCTGGGCTGGCGCCGTGTAAGAAGGGGAGATTGTGTTGTATATTTAGGACGGGGGGGTCGCAGAATGAGTACATGATACGGGTTCATTCGCAGGGGTGTATGGCTTACCAGAGCTTTGTGAATTTGAACCCGGCGTTGCCTTTGGGTAAGTGGCCGCGGCCGGGGCTGGAGCTGATGTGGGATACTCCGGTTGAACCATCCTGTAAAACGGAATTGGATTGCAGGGAGTTGCCGTTCTCGCTGTGCTTGCCGGATCCGGGGAATGGTGGACAAAAAAGGTGCTTTTGTAAGGCCGGAAGGTATTGGGATGCTACTACTGGATATTGCCAAA AGTGTGGAAAAGGGAGAAATTGTAAGCTCAAAAGGAACAAAGGGATCCTATTTGGAG TTGCTGGCGGTTGTGGGTTTTTCCTAGTGCTAAGTGCATTTCTGGTCCACAGACGCAACCAGCTTAAAAGAAGAGCTCAGAAGACACTGGTTAAGCAAAGAGAACAAATTCTAAATGCCGCTAGTAGTAGCAGTGGGAAGTCCGCCAAAGTATTCTCCGGCAAGGAGATCAAGAAAGCCACCAACAATTTCTCCAGGGAGAATCTGCTCGGCTCCGGCGGCTTCGGCGAGGTCTTCAAGGGCACTTTAGACGACGGGACATTCATAGCCGTCAAGCGCGCCAAGCCTGGCAACACCAAAGGCACCGAACAAGTCCTCAACGAGGTTCGGATTCTTTGTCAGGTCAATCACCGCAGCCTCGTCAGGCTCCTCGGCTGCTGCGTCGAGCTGGAAGAGCCGCAGCTTGTCTACGAGTACGTCCCCAATGGGACCCTCTTTGATCACCTCCACGCCTTCCGCCTACGTCACTTGACCCCGCTTACCTGGCTGCGCCGCCTGGTTGTGGCCCACCAGACCGCCGACGGGCTGGCTTATCTTCACTCCTCGGCGGTGCCTCCTATCTACCACCGCGACGTCAAGTCCAGCAACATCCTGCTAGACGAAAAGCTCGACGCCAAGGTTTCCGATTTCGGGCTTTCGAGACTTGTGGAGCTTAGTGATAGTGAGGGTAGCCATATTTACACCTCCGCTCAAGGGACTCTGGGATACCTAGACCCCGAGTACTATCTGAATCTTCAACTCACAGACAGGAGCGACGTTTACAGCTTCGGGGTTGTTCTGTTAGAGCTCTTGACCTCAAAAAAGGCCATCGATTTCAATAGAGAAGAGGAAAATGTGAACTTGGTGGTTTTCATGAAGAAGGTGATGGATGAAGGGAGATTGATGGATGTTGTTGATCCTTTTATCAAAGAAGGGGCAAGTAAAGTTGAAATAGAGACGCTAAAAGCAATGGGGGGCTTGGCGGCGGCATGCCTAGATGAACGGAGGCAGAATCGGCCTTCCATGAAAGAAGTTGCCGATGAGATTGAGTATATTATCGGCATTGTTACCGGCGATGATTCAACCACTGGTGATCTTAAGATCTAG